The following DNA comes from Quercus robur chromosome 1, dhQueRobu3.1, whole genome shotgun sequence.
gagaaatttttttcctaaaaattagtacACCCTCTATTTAAATATGAGAGATGttacgtctacaatatttttacaacaaatcacaggtggttagttgttattggttcaattttgaaactaacactaagattacttttttgccccaacaataataaccaataacaacctaccacttaggatttgttgtaaaaatgttgtagacatatcatttctctttaaatatatatcacccatgtttgatacatttttttcccctaaaaacTAGCACATACTAAACCGAACAGTTTACTccatttcaaatcctaaattttagtttttcaaaaacctcTTCTAGTGTAACCTTactaacaatagataaattcaaattgaacaattacattaaactcaaaataaaaaaagagtcttATCGCACGTGTTGAGCACATGTGACGAGACTAATATGTATAATagttaatctttttctttttcttttttgagaagagtaTAATAGTTAATCTAAATGATGAGAGAGAcacctctcaaaaaaaaaaaaaaatgatgagagaGACTTCTTAATTAATGGAGTGGacaatataaattcaaatccaattaaatttatcaaaattatcaCGTATAACTATAATCAATGAATACTTTACCaagcatattattattattttacctttagatttataatatttttaattgaaaatttgaatggTGAGGATGCTATcccaaaagaaaggaaaagtgTGGGGTTGGTGCTTATGATTAAGGAGTGGTGGGCACGCACTTTTTGGGGAGGTGGTGGAGCTAGTTGGTGTGTTCTTCTAGAAATAGGATTTTGCTACTTCCAGTCAGAAGAGATTTTGGAAATAGCAAGTTCATTGATGGAAAATATCAAATATGTCAAAGTGGGTGACAGTGACGTGTCGTGATGCTCTGgaattagtaaaaataataattattagtattattttttataatctctatatattataatCCTCGGTTAGTGCATGGTAGGTTTGTGATGACCAAAACGGATTTATGTCTCTTAAATTAGGTATTACTTACGcaatggttttttgttttttaattagcTTATACATAAAGTATTGCTCATCACTCCGAACTTGGTGCATCATCAACATTTAAAAGTATTAAACAAGTATAACCTTATAATAATGATTAACATTCTCATCATATATTATTATCTTCATTGACTATTTTTACTGTAtactattattaattaaataagtgaaTTACATTCTATTACGTTAATAATAGTAAAAGTCATAAACATTAAACAATTAGTAACTAttattatcttcttttcttttgagtaaagtctaaacaaaaattaagtaTATTCTTTATACTATAAAGGATTATCATGTTTAATATTCtcatgtgtttgtttctcaaaaaaaaaaagtcataaacaAGTTTtaactattattatattttcttctaaaaaaactattattatatttgattatgCGATAAATTCTAAATGAAAATGAGTGTAATTGTAAAGTGTCATCAATGTTGCCATACATTATTAAATGAGTGGATTAGATGTTATAACATTAAACATTAACAATGCTAGAAGTTATAAACAATTATtaactattattatatttgattataTGGTAAAATTTAAACAAGAAATGAGTACAATCCATATACCATAAGGGATCATCAATGTTTTATATTCTTACCACACATTATTAAATGAGTGGGTTAGATCTTATCACATTAACAATACTAAAAGTTATAAACATATATTAGCtattactacatttttttaagaagaaaattagCCCGTTTTATTGGATAAAAGAAAACCTAACCAAAATCAACTCAGAGAACAGAGTTGATGTGTgatggaacatcctccatccacacctGAAAATCACTAACATGTTTAGCAAGCTTATGAGCAATGGTATTACCATGTCTATGGATatgtgaaaattgaaaagaagaaaaagaagctaAATAGAATTTGACCTTAGCAATAAGGTGACCGTAGGAAGAGAATGATTCATCTTCACTGCAAAGACCTTTGATGATGATCTCTGAGTCACCCTCAATAATAACTAATGTAAGGCTGAGATAGAGCAAAATTGATAGCTCGCATAGCAACCATGGCTTCTACATCAACAACCGAATGTGGgaataattaatttgttaatttagacTAACTAGTTTTTCAAACtcaattaatataataatataatatattttaaagacTTTAAGTTAACTAGAGTCTTAATTTTAATGAAACAGTTGCAACTTTGAAAGATCCATATTGTTTTAGGCCTggcaatattttttctttctatgcaAGCAGGGTAGAAAAAAtcctcctttttaatttttatttattttaaggataaataaacacacatacagggatagaagaaagagaatttttttaaaggactgAAAAAAATcctctttgtttattttagaattCTTTCGGTTAgaatttaaatgtttaattgCTTTAGAGATGCATCATAGAGGTGATAATACCTATTTTTCCCCTTGGGTAAGGACAAAACTTATCTGTTAATGGAATTAATTacataatgaattttttgttttttgttttgtgagcCGAgggaaattttaatataattttttttgttttttgtttttgttttgtgagcCGAAGGAAATTTTAATATATCTTTGACCCGCTACATCCTCAAACTTCAAAATTAAACACTTAACCCATCTGTCACTAGTATTTGATAATTAAGTCACGGTACTTACCATGGTTAAAAATATGGAAACACACATGCACTATCAGCttgaaataatttaaaagaaaaatatgcgcAAACGTAATCAAATAATGTATTCACAAGATTGTAGAAGATTTTAGGTGAAATGATTTCAAACGTTTTTATATAGttacaatattattattcaatttaattttttttaatactatatgttATTATAGATTAAAATAAGGCCGACAGAACATAGGTTgaataattttgtatttgatttttttctctgttataaaaattattttaagggaaCCATTATACATTGGGTCCAAGTTTTCTAGTGAAAAACTTTGTACAACTATATTGGTCTACAAGCTCTCTCATCCTTGcaattaaatcataaaaaaccaATTCAAAATGGTTGCTCAACTAAATAGAAGACAAGAAATCACACTCAAagaataatgaatttaatcaactCTCATGCCGAAAACAAAGACTTGGTTGAAAGTCAAAACGtattaagaactaaaaaaaaggtggagagaaaagCTGAAAAATTATCAATACAATAGCTAGATGTGCAAAATTCATGactaatttttctaaaattgacaACCAAATGTAAAAAGTCAgcccctaaaatttaaaaagatggCCTTGAAAGacattttaataaaagttttaagggtattaattaattttgtactATATATTGGTCGTTGAAATTTGTTTAACAAAGTTGATACACTTGCTGTGAAACCAATGAAATTTAAGAATCTTGAAGTTGAGAAATGAATGTTAtccaaggaaaagaagaattttTGTGACAAAATCTTGGAGAGATCAGTATTGACTGGTTCAACACCTCAAAATTAGTTGAACATATTGGGAAGAGGTCTCACTGCCATAAAAGCATCCACCAtctgaaagaagaaaaggaaagaaaattatcAATATAACCTACAAATTGAGATGTATAGTCACATCCACCTTTAGAGCCTCACAATCTAATTACATATAACCAACAACTAGAAACGTCTATATCAAACACAATAACATTAAAGCATCAATTTATCATACAATGGAGAGAGCTTACCTCATCAGTCACAGCAGCTCGAGCTCTACGATGTCTTTCTACCAGTTTAGTCAAAACTTCAATAAGCCGCTGCTTTACCTCACCAGTAAGCATGCGTCCAGAACCATACTCCTGTAAAAGGACAACACAATTATTCTTCAAAATTAACCTAATGGTCTGTTTCTATTGAGGGGGAAGGAGGGgcagagtagagtagatttgactcaaaattagcctattttcaaccaactctactctactccctttcactccccctccttccctACTCAATCCAAATGGGCCCTAAGCAGAGAAGTAGTTTGTGTAGTTTAGAAATGATTCAAAGATGCAGGTACTTGTAtaaaacagcaaaaaaaaaaaaaaaattcattggaaTAATTTGTAATCAACTAGAAAGAGCAACCTGACCTTTTTAGTGTGTTCAAGCTCAGCATCATCCTCTAGGAAAAAACTTAAGTACTTAATTGGTATATCAACCTGGATAATgaccaaaagaaataaaactcctctgttactttttttttttttttttttgagaagaaacatCAAATAGCTTTATTCATGACTTCACTGCCAAATCGGCAAAAATTACAGTATCAATATCAAGCGGTACATCTTATCCAAGCAAGAAAGCAAGATGGAGGAATCACACGTCTGGTTGTGCACTAGAAGGTGCATGCTCACAAAGAATTTCTAAcataagaaattaaattcagCATTGGCCGCTATAATATCATGCTTGTGCTCTAAAAGATTAGCAGAATTGCCATATAGCTTTCcctagataaaataaataataaaaatgcttAAATTCTGATCATTTGGGAAAAAGGGTAAGAACGGAACACTTATAGCATCTAATCCGTGAACTATAACGGAGAAATCTTTCAAAAACTATATGTTAAGCATAATGGTTTGTGTGACCTTAAAAGCAAATTTCCTTCACATACATCAGCAAAAGGAATGAACAAGAAAGTACCTCAAGATTTGCTCCAAGTTGACGGTGTTTCTCTATTGAATCTTGACCACCAGAGAATGCATATTTGTTTATCTATAGATATAAACACATGTTACAGTAAATAacattgatattaaaaaaaaaaaaactaatgacaTATGTGCAGATCTATAAACAATATGTGCAGATATTAAAAAAGcaaatttccttcttttttttttgagggtgtgTGGAGGATAGATAACAAGAAattttatgaggaaaaaaaaaagagattccTCACATACATGGTGTATATAAGAGGTTCAACTAAGAATTCCAATCTAACATTCAATagatcaagaaaagaaaaagaagcctTACACTCCTTAATACAGGACTATGTTTAAGACGTGTCTTATCAGGTGCATAAAATATAGTTAGAGCAGGTATTATCCTTATCTATGTTAACAACTGTAGAAATATTCAGAATGAAAAGATACTTATTTGCATCAACAATTAGTCCTCAACGCCACATGTCAACATTAGTATAAAGTCCATGATACCCACTAAGAGGGATATTGCCAAAAACAACAACACACATATATGCAAATACTCACacttccaaaaaaattatttatcttctccaaaaagtttttttcttgAACCTCCAATTACTGATAAGACATTGGCATATGCATTTGATGTTCATCATGGTATGTCCATATGTTGATCTAATAGTTTCCGTATGATGGTCATGTTTAAACCAGGCAACAATGATTTTCAGATGCTAACCTTAGTCTTTATGACTTTTTCAGAATCAGTGACATATATGGCAGAATTTGGATCACTAGCTGACATTTTTCCTGTCTCCCCCTGCATTTATCCAGTTTCCAGAAACAATGAGCAATGATTTAGAAATCAATCATAAGCAGTATGAAGCAGACAGAGGCAGAGACCTTAATCAGGGTGAAATAGAAACCATTTTTAGATGTAAGAAACTAGATTCTAGTAATAGATCTATTGCTAGAAATCATTGTCTTCTGATCTTCAAATATTGCATAGTTacaatatttgaaaatatataattttcattacaAAACCAATAAACCTGAAAAAGATGGATTGTTTTgtgataatttgataaaaaattattgaataggCTACTAGTCTCAGACACATATTACTAGAAAAGGCAATCAAGAAAACCCTTACAATTCCATCTTGAAGAGGACTGCAAATGAACAAACAAATCCAGTCATCATTTTTTGTTGGTGAAGTAAGACATGCACTCGATGGGTTTTAAACCCATGACCTCAACCCCCACCTTACTCTTACAAGGGGAGAGAAGATGCCATTTGAACTGGAGCTCATTTGCCcatcatcaaaatttttaacCCTACACATTCCAAGATAATCACACTCACCTTCAAGTTTTACATTACTATCATCCCATCAATTATAAATGCATGTGTGATCAATTAAAGATGCCTTTTTTAGCTCAAGTTACATAAGGGGGGTTGGCTTGTGGTCCCAACACAATTAGCCCTTTGTGATTATTGGAAATAATTCGTTATAGAACACTGAAATTTTCCTCCTGATAGCTCTACACCCACATATTATAAAGAAGCCATAACAAACTAAGTGTCTGTTCAGTTGTCTCACAAAAACTGATTGGCCAGATTCCCATTTACCATAGAATTAACCACTAGAAGAGTTAGGAGTTTATTACACAATCATTGCTACAATTCACAAATGGTTTTTGTGCTTGATTGGCCCATATAATAATTATCACTGTATGTTCAGCAatatcatataaaaaataaaaaaaaagacactaaatttatatatgattcaTGTATCTTTGTGATGGTATCTCAAAACATCCATCAGCATCGACAAACAATTGATTTAGCATTGAAATCATCAAAATTGTCCCTCCTATAATCTTTAGCACAAAAATTGGTTCTATGCCAAATCATATGAATACCTGCAGGGCAGGGAAGAATAATGACTCAATCAATGCAGGCTTGTGATATCCGATTCGAGGTGCAACATCTCGTGTCATTCTAAAATAAGGATCCTGAACAACACAACAAAGAAAGCATACCATAAGAACAGAAAACAGATGCACACATAATATGTGAACATATATAGAATTAtcttaaaactataaaaatatcCAGCCTCACCACAAAATGAAGAGAACAAAACAATCATAATCATATGACATATATGAGACAATTGAATGAGCAAAACAATAAGACTCCTGTATTAACCTAACTAAATTATCACAGACATAGATCAGATAAAAGTGCATCATCAAGATTCCAATAAgatttctcttattttattcaaattgcAAATTTACAAGCATTTCTAAAAGAGTtatcttgtttattttttattgacgAGGATAAAGATACTTCGTGCATTCTTGTTTGGATTTCTCAAAGGATAAAAAGACATGATTTAGGATCTCAGGTTTATTCACGCATTTCATTATTGGCAATTATAGGCAGTAGATTCTCTTTGGGAAGGATTCTCACTGTTGATAATCTTAACAAAAGGAACATAATCTTGGTGGATTAATACTAAATTTATAAATGTAGAGTAGCACTTGTTACTTCAAAGTAATTTGTGTGTATTTTTGTTAGGAAGGATTATTTGGGTTGGGTGgcataaaagcaaaactttaTGTGGAATGATAATCTTAACAGAAGGAACATAATCTTGGTGGATTAATACTAAATTTATAAATGTAGTGTAGCACTTGTTACTTCAAAGtaatttgtgaatttttttattaggaaGGATTATTTGGGTGgcataaaagcaaaactttaCATGGAATGATACCACCCGTTGCCTTATGTGGATGCTATGACGAGATAGAAATAATTGAACTTTTACTAGAGTTGGGATGCCTATCTTAAGCTGAAATCTCATGATATTGCATTTGGGACTGTTATACTTCTCATTGAAACTTCATTGAATACCTTTGATTGTAATTCTTTAGAGGTTTCTTTTGTATACTTACCATATGCTTAGTTCTCTCCttttatcaattaatttttttctatatattacaAACTTATTTACGACAAAATGTACTTTAACATTTAAAGACAGGAACCAAATTATCAAAgtctaataataattttctatgaccattaataaaatatttctatccaTCATTTGTAGTTCCTTAGATTTTTATCCTTCCAAAAATTCTACTAATAGAAAGAAATATAACAATCCAACTCTTAAGTACTTCATAAATATCATGGGAAAGATATCTCTTACTCACTTGTCCATtcaaaaaaggggggaaaatattctttttatagTTTTCTGATCATTTAAACTTTAGATTGTAATCTCTAGACAACCTCTTGTACATCTCCCATGTACTAGGGATTCTCCTCTTTCCTTTTCAATAAATTTGCTATTacatatgtaaatttttttttttaaaaaggattGTTAAACAACTAAAGAATATCAAACCTAACTGTGCAACATCTTCGGAGAGTGATGCAGAGTAATTACCATCATCTGAAATAAACTGTCATGTGCTTTGCAGTGTGGTTATACTGTACATTTAGCCAGAACAACTCCTTCCcttacatatttttttctcaatttccatataataaaaagatgaagaaagctcTTGGAGTCAACCTTAACATTTGTTGGATACCAGCACAAATCTTGCATTACTAAAGGTCAACTTCAATTTTTGAATACCAAAGTACATATTACAAACATTAGATGTATGGCTCTAAATAACTCTTCTATGAAgcacaaaatattttcataagcTTGAAACAAATTAAATGCAAAGTTagactgaaaatgaaaaatacgaAACTATGATAGGAGTCAACCTGGTCAATTGCACAAGGAATTAAGCAACGGAGATTGTCCTTGCCAGAAAATAGGTGCGGAAATGAACTAGGAAATGAGGGAGCTGCCTGTATTTACAAAAATGAAGCATGTTGTATACTTTCATGGATATTCCAATGATCTCTTAACCAGCCATCATAGTGTCAAACAGAAATCTAACAACCAATGACGATAACTGTTGCAAAAGTTTTTGCTAAATCCTTTATTATgttgtatatttgtttatgtgatataacaacaaataaaataacataagcAACTGCTGATGTTCCAAAATTATGCTAAGTTCTTCCTCTCCGCCCCACCCCCCTCCTTTGGTTCTCATGATATATTTATAGTGTTAACCACACTAAGGCATTATATGGTGAATAGACAGCTCTTTAACTACAACCTATAGACATTTCAGGGGCTAAAGATTTAAATTATAAACTGTTTCtgaaactctcttcttctttttttcttttttttttttgttgttgttgttgaaaaaCTACTGTTTCTGAAACTCACAACAAAGTAATGAGGTGAAATATAATAGTCAACAACATACACATACCATTTACATGTTTTATGTAAACAGAGCAGAAAAGGTGTATACCTGTACAGGTGGAAAACTATATTTTCCAATATGATCTTCaccaatgaaaccaaaaatGCCTACAACCTGATTACATGTTACACGCTTTGAAATTTCCACCATGTTCCTATAGAATGCactgcacaaaaaaaataaaaaatcagtcTGAGGATTCTAAGTTCTAACTATGCATGTAATATGCATGAGAAAGATTTTTCCCTCACTAGCTTTGAAATGCATGCTTGAGGTTTCAGGTGCATAGAATAACAAATGCAGGACTgatataaatagaaaatttagaaaatcacTTCAAGAATAATGACCATCAAGAATATAACTAATTTCTCAAAATCTAAAGCTCAgccaaattttattacatatttttaagGTTTTCAATGCATACTTTTAACATTGGTGGAGCACTTAAACAGCAGAAAGATGTGTAAGCttgtcaaaaacaaaaattgttagatactagtttttttttttcaaggtcaAACTTACAATTATGTATTACTCACCCTCCAACATAATCAAAATCAGAGAAGATGAAGGTTCTCCTGATGTCAAAGCCACAAGCAATGATGTCCTTGGCGTTCTCCCTAGCTAGCCTCCTGCTCTCCTCCACCGTCAGATTTTTCCACAAGAACTTCTCATCATCAGTTAGTTGTATAACAAGAGGAACCTTGAAGGCCTCTTGCAAATATCTGCAGCCAAAGTCACGCACCCAGACAGATCAATTTCTTAATAAGCATAACAACAATTATGATTTGGTTGATAGGCTCTACAAGTAAAAACTTGGCAGTAAATTATTCTTTCCTTTTACCTTCAATTGTTAATAACCAAACTGCAGTAGTAATTCTTAGTTTGatacaataaaaataacaaaaggatttttttcttatctttttttatccattttctcagcaaccaaaccgAGCACAAATAAGGTACAATATACATTTGAAAACAAACATAGGCTCCAccaaaaaagagaaacagaATTTAGTAAATTTTCCATTTAACGGTGGttaaaactttaatatatatatatatatataatgtggtaaaactgttttttttttttttaataaattattattattatttataagtagCATTTTTAtagtttcttaaaaaacaaacagagcaaaagaaaggaaaatcaaCATACTGAGTGAACATAAAGGGAATCAAATGCCCTAGGTGCAAAGCTTCCGAAGAGGGACCTCTTCCCGTGTATAGATAAAACTTCTCACCCCTCTCATATGCATCCAGTATCTCATTGAAGTCCCTGTAATCCAACAATCAAAATTCCGATTGTACCCTCAATACATGTGTATGtttacaaacaaaaaagttaGAATTGGGTGGTAAGGTAATTCATTAAGTGTTGTTTGCTGAAATTTCactgataaaaaaagaaaaaaaaagaaaagaaagaggggtGATAAGGTACCGGTGGGCAAAGAAGACGCCACGACGGAGAAACACATGGGCACGTCGAGAGGTGAGACGCTCAACGCGATCAATGACAGATGGGTCAAGCCTTTGACAGCCAAACTTATCAATGAGCTTGTCATAGTCGATCTTGCCACCATCCTTGGCCGCCACTTCCCATGGATTCACCACTTGCTCTTGCTCTTGTTCTTGTGGtgtttccttttcattttctaatgCTCCTCTCTCCGCCACTTTGCTATCCATCTACTACTCTACCAAAGAAAACCATGAGTGAAAATTTAAGGATCAATATCAAAGGTCTAGTGGAGTTGGATGATTACATCATAAATAATTAGATAGGTTTTGGGTCAACAGTATGGTCACCAGTTAAAAAGtacaatcaattaaaatttaaataaaaattaactacACATGCTTCCAGTTAAGAGGTCGAGCCCTGGTACGCAAGTAGGCAAAGACAGAAATTTCTGTTTTTGATGGtatttactacatattttaatcATGACACGGTATCTTTAATTCTTCGGTTGTGTTTTAATTCAAAGTTTTTTAGCTGTTTAGCAGATTGAGTTATTTACTGCTCATTTGATTTCACAAAAATTGATTTTCCATTCCAAAGTTTGTGTCACTTGAGTTGCATTTGTACAAAACTATACACTCTCATGTTCTTAGTTTATACTCTTGAAGTTGTAGTGACCTGAAACATTCAGCTGTATCTGATTTTGGAATTGTTTTGAAACAACTTAATGGCCATAACATTTGGTTCAAAGTGTAAAATGTTGGGTATGCTCCAAAAGAACCGGAGTTGCAAAAAAGATCATAGAAAAAAAAGGATCATCAACTTCGGAGAAATGCTGACCAGTTAAGCAAAGACAGCAATTCTGATTGTGATGGTTATAGGTTCAAATGCTGAAAAGTGTActcaaaattgta
Coding sequences within:
- the LOC126715625 gene encoding tryptophan--tRNA ligase, cytoplasmic-like; amino-acid sequence: MDSKVAERGALENEKETPQEQEQEQVVNPWEVAAKDGGKIDYDKLIDKFGCQRLDPSVIDRVERLTSRRAHVFLRRGVFFAHRDFNEILDAYERGEKFYLYTGRGPSSEALHLGHLIPFMFTQYLQEAFKVPLVIQLTDDEKFLWKNLTVEESRRLARENAKDIIACGFDIRRTFIFSDFDYVGGAFYRNMVEISKRVTCNQVVGIFGFIGEDHIGKYSFPPVQAAPSFPSSFPHLFSGKDNLRCLIPCAIDQDPYFRMTRDVAPRIGYHKPALIESLFFPALQGETGKMSASDPNSAIYVTDSEKVIKTKINKYAFSGGQDSIEKHRQLGANLEVDIPIKYLSFFLEDDAELEHTKKEYGSGRMLTGEVKQRLIEVLTKLVERHRRARAAVTDEMVDAFMAVRPLPNMFN